GAGAAGATGCAGCTGGTCGCGGCGAAGCGCGTGCTGCCCAGCGTCGAACCGCAGCAGCAGGGCACGCCGATGGAGGATTCCGTGCCCGCCGGAGCGCCGGGTGGGCCCGGCGCACCAGGTGGGGTGCCGGGTGTGCCGGACAGCACCGTCGCGGCCAGTGCCGGTGGCCCGGGCGCGCCCGGTGGCGTGCCCGGCGGTCCGGGCGGAGTTCCCGGTGGCCCCGGCGGCGTGCCGGGTGGCCCCGGAGCGCCCGGCGCCCCGAACATGCCGCCGCTGGGCGGGGTGCCCGGTGGCGTTCCCGGGAAGCCCGGTGGGATCGACGGGCCGACCAAGGCGATGCCGATGCCCAAGCTCGGCGGGATCGACGGCCCGACCAAGGCGATGCCGATGCCGAAGATGCCGCCGCTGGGTGACGTCACCGGCTCGACGCCGCAGGGCACTAATCCGCAGAGCACGAACCCGCAGAGCTTCAGGCCGCCGAACCTGCCCCCGGTTCCGGGCGGCGGCGGGGATCACCAGTACCAGCCGCGGTCGTTCGGCGACGTTCCGCCGGTGCCGGGCACCGGCTGGCCCAACAACCGGCCCGGCAACACCAACCGGCCGGGCGGTCCGGGCAACAACCCGACCAGCGGCCCCCAGCCGTGGCGTGGCCCGCTCCCGCAGATCCCGACCGGTGGTGGCCCGAGCGGTGGCCCCGTCGGCACCGGCCCCGGTGGGCCCGGTGGGTTCCGCGGCGGCCCGGTTCCGCCGGTCCCGGGTGTCGGCGGCGGCGCGGGCGGCGCCGGTGGTTTCGGCGGCGGTGGCGCTGGCGGCGGCTCGTCCAACATGACCCCCGGTGGTACCTCGGGCACCGGACGTCCTGGTGAGGGCGGTTTCGGCGGCCGCGGCATGGGCGGTGCGCCCGGCACGCCGGGTGCTGCCGGCGCGGCCGGGATGGGTGCCGGCCCGATGGGCGGCGCCGCCGGTCAGCGCGGCCGCGGTGAGGACGACAACGAACGCCGGGCGAAGTACGTGCAGGGCGGCCAGATCGTCGAGGTGCCCGGCGCCGACCTGCCGCCGCCGGTGATCGGCGAGGGCAAGCGGAAGAAGCGGGACAAGGAATGACGACGACAACAGCGCCGAACTTCGTGCTGTCGGCCGCCGAGTACGACCTGGTCAACGACGCGCTCGGCTTCGGCCGCCCGAAGTTCCCGCTACGGGTGCCCAGTCTGGGCCGGACGATGGAGGAACGCGCCGACCTCGCCGCCGACGCGTTCCGCGCGCTGGCGGGCCGCGGCCTCGCGAAGGGCGACGAGCTCGACGAGGACCTGGTGGCGATGCTCCGGCTGCTGGTCGAGCACGACACCTCGGTGGACGCGGTCGGACACCTCGGTGCCCCGGTGCAGGCCTTCGCGGCGGTCACCCGGCGTTCCGGCGTGCTGGCCCAGCTGGCGGACGACCAGCTGCTGCTGACCGAGATCCGGCCCACCGCGCTGGCCCTGGCCGCGGTGAGCGTGCTGCCGCCCGGCGAACCCGGCGGCAAGCGCACGCTGTCGCTGCGCAAGGAGCAGCTGAACAAGGCGCTCGAAGAGGACGAGGACGACCCGTTCGGCGGGGACTACGACGACGAGACCGCGCTCGTCCGGGCCGGGCTGTCCGGATCTGAGGCCGCGGCACTGGCCGAGCTCGTCGAAACACGCGTCGGTGGCGGGCAGTTCGGCGTCACGCACCGGGGCGAGCGGCAGTCGACGCTGGTCACCTGGTTCGACACCAACGAAGGCCGGTACCTGATGGTCAGCGAAGGCGACTGGCTGAGCATCGCCCCGGCAGACAACCGCCGCATCGAGCACCGCCTGGCCGAAGTCCTGGGCAAACTCGACTGACGAGCTGAAGAGGTACAGCCATGACGTTCCAGGTCGAAGCCGAGGACCTGACCGCGCACGCCAGCCACCTGGACGGCCTGGCCGACCGGTTCGACACCGCGATCTCCGCGGCCGAAACGGCGATGTCCGACGACGCCTACGGTCTGCTGTGCTCGTTCCTGCCGCCCATCATCAACCCCACCGAGGAGGAGGGGATGGCGGCGCTCAAGGCCGCCAAGGAGGGCGTGACCACGACGGCGGACAACGTGCGCCAGACGGCCAAGGAGTACCAGGAGACCGACGAGGCGGGCGCGGACAACTTCGGCAAGTTCGACGACGCGGTGCGGGTCAAGGAATCCGCCGTGGCGCAGCTCGGCGTCCCGGCCGTTGCTGGCGGTGCGTCGGGAACCGCTCCGACCGGCTTCAACATGGGCGAGCCCGCGGGCACGACGGCCTCCGGGTACAACGCGCAGTCCGGCGGCGCGGGCCAGGCCATGCCGCAGGAGTTCGCCGGACGTGCGGCATCCGGACCGGCGATGAGCTCGGACTCGGACTCGGCGGGGCAGATGACTCCCGCTTCGTACGCGGAACCGAGGCAGGCACCCGAGGGCTTCCAGCGGGCGGAACTGAGGCAGATGTCGGAGCCGATGCAGGCCGAGCCGCGGCAGATGGCCGAGCCCTTCCAGCGGGCTGAAGGTGCTCAGCGGTACGAGCCTCGGCAGATGGCCGAGCCCGCGCACCTGACCGAGCCGAGGCAGATGGCGACACCGGCGTCGTTCTCCGGGCCGTTGCACGCGGTGCAGCAGGGAGTTCCGGCTGGGGATTCGGAGGCGTTGCGGCCGATGAACCAGGGTGCTCCGGCGTCGTATTCGGAGCCGTTGCACGCGGTGCAGCAGGGGATTCCGGCTGGGGATTCGGAGGCGTTGCGGCCGATGAACCAGGGAATCCCGGCGTCCTACGACGCACCTGTCCGGAATCGCGAGGCCTGATCGGCGCAGGAGCGGGTCGAACCGCTGAGGTAACACCGCCACCCCGAGCCGGGGCAGCAGGCGGTTCGCAGATGAAGAGTTCTTTGGAGGAAGTGCGATGCCGGGCCAGAACCAGGGCGGCTTCGCTGCGATCGGGGCCGACCCGGACGAAGCGGAGCGGCGGATCCAGGAGTGGGCGAAGGGCTTCGAGGAGAAGGCCCAGCGCTACCAGGCCGTGCAGGCCGAGACCGAGCAGCTGCGGCTGACCGCGACCAGCGACGGCGGCCACATCAAGGTCACGGTGCGCGCCGACGGCAGCGTGACGGACCTGGAGTTCACCGACAAGGTCCGCTCGCTGCCGCCTAGGGAGCTGGCCAGCCAGATCCTGTCCACGATGCACCGCGCGCAGGCCGACATCGCCAACAGGGTCGGCGAGACGATGGCGGCCCACCTCGGCGACGAGGACCTGCAAACGCGCACGATGATGCTGGACAACCTCCGCGAGCGCTTCCCCGAAGAGCCCGAGGACGAGTCGGCCGAGCCGGAGGTCTCCTCGAAGTGGGACGCCCCGGCCGATGAGGAGCCGACGCCGTCTCCGCCGCCGCCCGCGCCGCCGGTCGCCGGACCGAATCCGCCTGCGGCACCGAAGAAGCGGCCCAACTTCGAAGACGACGACGACCCCGACTTCGACGACCCCGACTTCGACCCGCTGCGGGACTGATCGGCCGAAGCCGTCCGTGACGTTGCCCTGATCTGATCCTGGAGTGTGCCGTGACTAATCCGCTGGTGGCGGAGCGCGAGGATTCGACGAAGTCGTTCAGCGGCGTGCCGATCCTGGAATCCATCGACGAGACCAAGAAGGCCATCGAGTCCGGCGATTGGGCGTCCGGTGTGATGGGCGCAGTCGGCACCGGCCTGGATGCGCTGTCCATGGCGCTGGATCCGTTCGGGTCGATCCTGGCGGCCGGTGTCGGCTGGTTGATGGAGCACGTCGGTCCGCTGTCAGATGCGCTGGATGCGTTGACGGGCGATGCGGATCAGATCAAGGCGCACTCGGAGACGTGGAAGAACGTCGCCGCCGAGCTCGGTGAGATCAACACCGAGATGGCCAGTCTCGTCAGCAGCGACACCGCGAACTGGGTCGGCGCGGCCGGTGATGCGTACCGGAAGCAGAGCGAGGACACCGGAAAGCTCATCGAGGCGGCGCAGAAGGCGGCCGAGGGCGCCTCGGAGGGTGTCGGCACCGCGGGCGAGGTCGTGGCGGCGGTGCGCACGTTGGTGCGCGACATCATCGCCGACCTGGTCGGGAGCCTGATCTCCTGGGCGCTTCAGGTGCTGGCGACCTTGGGCCTGGCGATGGCCTGGGTGGTTCCGCAGGTCGTGGCGGCGGTGGCCAAGACGGTCGCGAAGATCGCCGATGTCACCACGAAGCTGGTCAAGGCGATGAAGTCGCTGGGCAAGCTGATGAAGAAGCTCGGCGACGGCTTCGGTGATGCGAAGAAGGCCCTCGACAAGATCAAGAAGAACAAGGGCGGCTCCGGCAACAAGCCCGACAGCCCGGCGCCGACCCGCTCGACGGGCAACGGAGACACTCCGCGGAGCGGACCGGGCGGGGACGTTCCGCGGAGCGGCCCGGCGTCGACCCGGTCCATGGGCAACGAAGACGCTCCGCGGAGCGGACCGGGCGGAGACACTCCCCGAAGCGGTGCTCCGCAGGGTGCTTGGGGCCAGGGCCCGCCGAGGCCGCAGGGTGCTTGGGGTCAGGGTCCGCCGAGGCCGCAGGGCGGAAATCGTCCTGCCCAAACCAACGCCGCGAACGCGAACCCGCCTGCGAACAACCCGCCTGCGAACAATCCGCCTGCGAACAATCCGCCAGCCAACAACCCACCTGCGAACAACCCGCCCGCGAACAACGGCGCGCAGAACAATCCGCCTGCGAACCAGCCGCCACCGTGGCGGCCGCCGACCCTGGTCACGCCGAGGCCACCCGGTCGTGAGGGAAGAATCCCCAACCACGTCCACAATCACTCCGCTCGCGGGGAGTACCACCAGTACGGGCCGGTCGAGACGGTGTCCGGCGGACACGTCCGGCAGAACGACATCGTGACCCCGAACCCCGATCCGAACAGGTTCGGCAACGGGGTGTCCAACAGCAACTACACCGGCAACAACATCGAGAACCTGCAGAACCCGAAGATCGACTTCGGCCAGCACGGCCAGATGGACAAGACCCAGTCGGACAACTCGGGCCTGTTCCCGCCGGGGATGAACGACCGTCAGACCGCGCAGGTCGCCAACACCGCGTGGAACAACGGAGGCACGCGCTACGGCAGTTACCCGCCCGGCCCGACGGGGTCGTTCTACAACGACGTGCGGATCAACGGTGGGCCGTACGACGGCAGGACCATCACGATCGAGGGCAACTACAGGACCAATCAGCAGGGCCTGAAGGTGCCGACCAACTACTACGCCACGGGCATGAACTAGCAGGTGGATGAGTTGACCATGTTCGGGATCGGGGATTCGATCCACTTCACCTTCGACGAGCACCGCAGGCAGCGGATCTCCGTTCCGGAGCCGTTCCTCCCGCTGGCGGCCTGGCTGCACACCGATGTCCAGCCGAACCTCGCCGCCCTGGACGGTCTCATCGAGCAGCTCCGGCACTGCAGGCAGATCGAGCGCAGGCTGCTCGGCAACGGTTGCTCGATCGACTTCGTCAACGACGTGGTGCTCCTGGAAAGCCTCTACCGCACGTGGCAGCGGTGCGTCATCCCGCAGTCGCTGTTCTGGCCGGTGCTCGACGGGCTGCGCAACTTCCTCATCGGCACCGCCGCCGAGCCCGGGCTGGCCAGGCCCGCTGGCCTGCCGGAACCGACGAGGATGACGACCGAGGTCCCGGCCCGCAACAACCAATCGCCGCACCTCGTGGACCACACGTACTTCCCGGTCTCGTGGTCCGAGCAGGAGGTCGCGCAGGCCGGCGACGGGGCCTGGGCCTCACCGGAGCTGATCTACGACCAGGCCACCGGAGCCTGGTCGGGGATGTGGCGCGGCATGGAACTGGCGGGCTACTACGACGTGGCCACGGGCGAGGCGTTGACGTACTTCCCGGTCCTGTCCCCCTGATCCCGCTGGCCAGAGCCCTGGCCGGATGTCGTGCGAATCGGCGGCGGTCCTGATCCCAACCTGTTGCCGAACGGTCTCTCCGTACTGATTTCGAGGTGTTGTCGTGAGTAATCCACTGGTGGCGGAGCGGAAGGATTCGACCGAATCCTTCAGCGGTGTCCCGATCCTGGAATCGATCGATGAGACCAAGAAGGCGATCGAGTCCGGCGATTGGGCCTCCGGTGTGATGGGCGCGGTCGGTACCGGCCTGGATGCGCTCACGATGGCGCTGGACCCCTTCGGGTCGATCCTGGCGGCCGGTGTCGGCTGGCTGATGGAGCACGTCGGTCCGCTGTCGGACGCTTTGGACGCGCTGACCGGTGATGCGGATCAGATCAAGGCGCACTCGGAGACGTGGAAGAACGTCGCTGCCGAGCTCGGTGAGATCAACACCGAGATGACCAACATGGTCAACAGCGATGTCGCCGACTGGGCCGGGGAAGCGGCGGATTCCTACCGCAAGCGCAGCGAGGACACCGGCAAGCTGATCGAGGCGGCCAAGAAAGCGGCCGAAGGTGCGTCAGAGGGCATCGGCACGGCGGGTGAAGTCGTGGCGGCGGTGCGCACGCTGGTGCGCGACATCATCGCCGAGCTGGTCGGTCACCTCGTGTCGTGGGCGTTGCAGGTTCTGGCCACGCTGGGCATCGCGATGGCCTGGGTGGTTCCGCAGGTCGTGGCGGCGGTGGCCAAGACGGTCGCCAAGATCGCCGATCTCACCACGAAGCTGGTCAAGGCGATGAAGTCGCTGGGCAAGCTGATGAAGAAGCTCGGCGACGGCTTCGGCGACGCGAAGAAGGCCCTCGACAAGATCAAGAAGGACGAAGGCGGCTCCGGCAACAAGCCCGACAGCCCGGCCCCGACCCGCTCGACGGGCAACGAGGGAAGCGGTTCCAGGGGTGGCTCCGGCGACAACTCCACCTCGAACGGCAACAACGGCCCGGCGTCCACTCATTCGCAGAGCGCGAACGGCTCCTCGTCCGACCGGTCCGGGGGCAACAGCGATTCGCAGAGCACCAACCGCTCGCTCGGTGACAGCGGATCACCGGGTCCGAACTCCCCGTCCTCGACGGGAGTTCCACCTGCCCGGACCAACCCGGCCGGAACCGGGAGCAACTCCCGCGGCACCGGCGGTGACCTGCGGAGGGCATCCAGCGATTCGCAGACACCGGGCCGGGACGTCGACAAGCGCCGGTGCGCGACCGACCCGGTCGACATCGCCACTGGCGAGATGGTGCTGGCGCAGGTCGACGTGGAGATCGCCGCAGCACTGCCGCTGATCCTGCGGCGCACGCACCTGTCCTCCTACCGGGTCGGGCTGGTTTTCGGCGCCTCCTGGTCGTCCACGCTGGACCAGCGACTGGAGATCGGCAGCGCGGGTGTTTCCTTCGCCGCCGACGACGGGAAGCTGTTGTTCGCCCCGACCCCGGCGCCGGGCGAGACGGTGTCGTTCGAGGGCTCGCCCAACACGCTCACCAGGCACGACAACGGCGGCTGCACGGTCATGCTGGTCGGTGAGGGGCATGCGCTGCACTTCGCCCCCGGTGACGAGATTCTCCGGCTGACCGGCATCACCGATCGCCACCGCAACCTCGTCCACTTCGAGTACGACGAAGCGGGCACTCCGGTCGAGATCCGGCACAGCGCTGGTTTCCGCATCCGGGTGGAGACCGAAGACGGGCTGGTCACCGCACTGCACCTCCGGGGCGCGGCCGACGGCGAGGATCTGCCGCTGATGCGGTACGCCTACACCGGTCGGCGGCTGACTTCGGTGATCAACGCGTCCGGTCAGGCGCTGAAGTTCGACTACGACGCCGCGGGCCGGATCACCGGCTGGACCGACCGCAATGGCATCTGGTACCGCTACACCTTCGACGGGGCAGGCCGCTGCGTTCGCACCGAAGGCGTCGGCGGCTTCCTGAACGGCACGTTCGAGTACGCCGGTGACGTCACGCACTACACCGATTCGCTCGGCCACACCAGGACCTTCCACCTCAACGACGCGAAGCAGACGATCCGCGAGGTCGACCCGCTGGGCAACGAGACGGTGTTCGAGTGGGACGCCCACGACCGGCTGCTTTCCCGGACCGATCCCCTGGGCCGCACCGTCAAGTACGACTACGACGAGGCGGGCGAGGTCACGGCGATCACCCGGCCCGACGGCAGTCGGCAGCTGATCGAGTACGACGACCGCCGGCTGCCGGTGACAGTTGTCGACCCGGACGGTGCGGTGAGCCGCCGGGAGTACGACGAGAACGGAAACCTCACCGCGGTGACCGATCCCGCCGGGGCGGTGACGGTCTACGCCTACGACGAGCGGGGCGTGCTGGTCAGCATTACCGACGCGCTGGGCAACGTGCGCCGGATCGAAACCGACGCCACGGGTCTGCCGGTGTCGGTCACCAACCCGCTCGGTGCGGCTACGACCTACCGCCGGGACGCCTTCGGCCGGGTGGCCGAGGTGGTCGATCCGGTGGGCGGTACGACCAGGTTCGGCTGGACGGTCGACGGTCGGCTCGCCTGGCAGACCCGGCCGGACGGCAGCACCGAGCGCTGGATCCGCGACGGGGAGGGCAACGTCCGAACCCAGGTCGACCGGCTCGGACGGGCCACGACGACCGAGACGACGGCTTTCGACCTGCCCTCGGTGGAGACCGGCCCGGACGGCGTCAAGCGGGAGTTCCGCTATGACACCGAGCTGCGGTTGATCGCGGTCACCAACGAGCGGGGCGAGGTCTGGCGGTACGAGTACGATCCGGCCGGGAACCTGGTGCGGGAGACCGACTTCGGCGGTCGTGCGGTGTCGTACCAGTACGATGCGGCCGGGCAACTGGTGGAGCGCACCAACGGCGCGGGTGAGACCGTCCGGTTCGCCTATGACCTGCTCGGCAACCTCGTGGAACGCCGCAGCGCGACGGCGACGGCGACCTTCACCTACGACCTGATGGGACGGCTGGTCGGCGCCGCCAACGACACCACCCGGCTGACGTTCGAGCGCGACCGGCTCGGGCGCGTGCTGGCCGAGACGGTCAACGGTCGTACCGTCGCGTCGGTCTACGACCTGTTGGGGCGGCGAGTGCGGCGGCGGACGCCGTCGGGTGCGGAGAGCACCTGGGAGTACGACGCCGCGGATCGGCCGGTCGCTCTGCACACGGCCGGTCGCACGCTGGGGTTCGCCTACGACGCTGCGGGCCGCGAAGTGCGGCGCACGCTGGGAACCGGCGCACTGCTGACGCAGGCATGGAACGCCAACCACGGGCTTGCCTCGCAGACCCTGGTCGGCGCCGGTCGCACGATCCAGCAGCGCTCCTACGCCTACCGGCCGGACGGTGCGCTGGTCGGTGTCCGCGATCAGCTGAGCGGCGAGCGCACCTTCGAGCTCGACCTCGCGGGCCGAGTCACCGCCGTCAACGGTCCACAGTGGACCGAACGCTACGCCTACGACCCGGCGGGCAACCTCGCGTACGCCGATTGGCCGAGGTCGGGTGCCCCGGACGACGCGGCGGTGGGCGCTCGGGACTACGCGGGAGCGCTGATCACCCGCGCCGGGAACACCCAGTACGCGCACGACGCCGAAGGTCGCATCACAGCTCGGCGGATCCAGCAGGCAACCTGGAGCTACAGCTGGAACGCCGAGAACCAGCTCACCGGTGTGGTCACCCCGGACGGGCAGCGCTGGCGCTACATCTACGACCCGCTCGGTCGCCGCGTCGCCAAGCAACGCCTCCAGCCGGATGGCAGCGCCGCCGAGCACGTCGACTTCACCTGGGACGACAGCCTGCTCGTCGAGCAGGTGCACAACGGGACGAGCGCCACCGTGTGGGAGTGGGAACCCGACAGCTACCGCGTGCTCGCCCAGACTGAACGCCTGGCCACGCCGAACATGCCGCAACAATGGGTCGACCAGCGTTTCCACGCCATCGTCACGGACCTCGTCGGCACCCCGGCGGAGCTGGTCGATCCGGACGGCAACCTCGCCTGGCACGTGGACACCGCACTCTGGGGAACCCTGAGGACAGCGCCCGGTCACGCCTACACACCGCTGCGGTTCCCCGGTCAGTACCACGACCACGAGACCGGTCTGCACTACAACCTCAACCGCTACTACGACCCGACCACCGGGCGGTACACCTCCCACGACCCCCTCGGCCTCGCCCCTTCGCCGAACCCGCACGCCTACGCGCCCAACCCGACCGGCTGGATCGACCCGCTCGGCCTCATGAACTGCAGCGCAGGCAGTTCATCGGGTGGCACTGGTGGCAACGGCGGGCTGAACAACCCGCAGCTGCGGCCGAATCCGCAGCGGCCGCAGTGGATGTTCCGCGGCGACACGCGACCGGTGAACGGACCCGATGGTCTCTTCCAGAACGGGCTGACGTCGTGGGGGAAGAACTACGACCTGCCGCACCACGTGCACGGTGGTAGCGGTACCAACGACTCCGGGTACGTCTCGCTCACCTCCGATCCCAACGTCGCGCACCAGTTCGGGCTGTACCCCGACGGCGGCCCCGTGATCCAGCAGGACGGCAAGCACTACCTCTCGATGTCCGGGCAGGTCTTGAAGATCCAGTCCACGGACAACCTGATCCACACGGGTTCGCAGAACCTCCCGCCGGACCTGGCGCAGCGGATGGCGAAGCAGAAGGAGTGGGACGCGGTTCATCACGTCGCTCCGGAGAACGTCCACAGCTCGGTGACCGTTCACGGATACTTCCACCAGCGCAACGACGAGAAGTTCGCGCTGCCCGGTTCGTTGACGGTGACCGAGGACGTCAACCCGAACTTCGTCAACAACCATCCCGGTTACAACCCGCACGCCGATCCGAACAGCGGTTTCACCCCGAACACGGATCTCAACCTGCGCGGCAGGAGGTAGGTCGCTCACGACCCCAGGAGCGTCGCGAGCCGGGGCGAGTAGGCGCGGTCGAGGACGAGCGAGGCCGCGCCGACCGCTCCGGCGTCTTCGCCGATCAGGGCCGGGGTGACCTGGACCGGGCGGACTTCGGGTGCCCAGACCTGTTTGGACAGCACCTTCGACACCTGGGTGCGCACCAGCTCGGAGACGTGGCGCAGTGCCGGGCCGCCCAGCACGACGCGGTCCACGTCGAGCACGCTGACCACCGATGCCAGCGCCTGGCCGAGCTTGGTCGCCGCCGCGCGCAGCACCTTGCCCGCCACCGCATCGCCGTCCGCTGCCTGGCGGGTGAGCTGCTCGTAGGACTGCGCGATCGACTCCCCGTCGGCTTCGCCGCCTGCTGATCGCCAGTCCGCGACGATCGCGCGGATCGAGCAGTGCGTCTCCAGGCATCCTCTTCGGCCGCAATGGCATCCTCGGCCGCCGCCGCTGTTGAGGTGGCCGATCTCGCCCGCGTTGTTGCTGACGCCGCGGTGCACCTGGTCGTCGAGCACCACGCCGATGCCCACCCCGGTTCCCCAGTAGACGTAGACGAACGAGCCCGTGCGGTGCTCGCCACCGGCCCAGCGCTCGCCGATCGCCGCCGCCGTCGCGTCGTTGTCCATCACCACCGGCAGCCCGGCGCGCTCCGCGACGATGTCGGCCAGCGGCACCGCTCCCCAGCCGGCCAGGTTCGGCGGCGAGAGCACCTGCCGGTGGGCCGAGTCCAGCGGCCCCGGCACCGCGAGACCGACGCCGAGCACCCGGTCCTCGTCGATGCCGGAACGGCGCACGAGCTGCTGCAACGTCCGGACCAGCGCCGAGGCGGCGGCCTGCGGCGTCGCGCCGTCGGGCAGCCTTCGGGTGCTGCGCATCCGGACGCCTCCGGCCATGTCCAGCAGGACTCCGGTGATCCGCTCCGGATCGAGGTGCAGGCCCACCGACGAGTAGGCGTCCGCGGCGACCTTCAGCAGCACCCGGCGCTTGCCGCCGGTGGAGGGCGCGTGGCCGTTCTCGGTGACCAGCCCGTCCTCGATCAGCGCGCGGACGATGTTGGACATCGTCTGCGCGGTCAGGCCCGTGCACTGGGCGAGCTCGACCCGGCTGATCTCGCCGCGGCGGCGGATCGTGTCGAGCACGACGGCCCTGTTGAAGCCGCCCACGCGGGGAAGGTTGGTGCCCTGCCAGGACGCTTCGGCCATGCACGCTCCTCGGTGGCGCGCCCGGTCGGGGGCGGCGAGATCGTTGACTTGTTCCATCGAATGGAATTAACTACCCCAGAGTGTGATCCGGATCTCAAGCCGCGCGCAACCACTGCTGGCAGGAGGCTCGCGATGCAGCGCCGCACTGCGATGTCCGTGCTCATCACCGCCACGTTGGGGTTCACCCTGGCCGCTTGCGGCGGAGGCGCCGCCGACGACCCGAACACGATCAGCGTCGCCTACCACCGATACGGCAACACGCTGCAGGTCGACCAGTGGATGCAGCGGGTCAAGCAGCAGTACGAGCAGGCCAACCCGGGCAAGACGGTGAAGCTGGACCCGGTGGTCGCCCCGGAGGCCGAGTACCTGTCCAAGCTCCAGCTGCGGATGCGCTCGCCGTCCACCGCGCCCGACGTGCTCTACGAGGACAGCTTCAACGTCAATTCCGACGTCGCGGCCGGATACCTGGAGCCGCTGGACGACCGGCTGGCGCAGTGGCCGGACTGGGAGCGCTACATCGACACCACCAAGCAGGCGGGCAAGGCCGCCGACGGCAAGACCTACGGCGTTCCGCTGGACACCGACACCCGCGGCCTCTGGTACAACCGCGAGCTGTTCGCCCAGGTCGGCCTGCCCGCCGACTGGCGGCCGCGCACCTGGGACGACGTGCTCGCTGCCGCCCGGCAGGTCAAGCAGCGCCGCCCGGACGCGATCGCGATGGACCTCGCGCTGGGCAAGGCCGAGGGCGAGTCGGTGAGCATGCAGACGGTGGAGATGCTGTTGTACGGCACCGGGACCGGCACCCTCTACGAC
This portion of the Saccharopolyspora antimicrobica genome encodes:
- a CDS encoding WXG100 family type VII secretion target, which gives rise to MTNPLVAEREDSTKSFSGVPILESIDETKKAIESGDWASGVMGAVGTGLDALSMALDPFGSILAAGVGWLMEHVGPLSDALDALTGDADQIKAHSETWKNVAAELGEINTEMASLVSSDTANWVGAAGDAYRKQSEDTGKLIEAAQKAAEGASEGVGTAGEVVAAVRTLVRDIIADLVGSLISWALQVLATLGLAMAWVVPQVVAAVAKTVAKIADVTTKLVKAMKSLGKLMKKLGDGFGDAKKALDKIKKNKGGSGNKPDSPAPTRSTGNGDTPRSGPGGDVPRSGPASTRSMGNEDAPRSGPGGDTPRSGAPQGAWGQGPPRPQGAWGQGPPRPQGGNRPAQTNAANANPPANNPPANNPPANNPPANNPPANNPPANNGAQNNPPANQPPPWRPPTLVTPRPPGREGRIPNHVHNHSARGEYHQYGPVETVSGGHVRQNDIVTPNPDPNRFGNGVSNSNYTGNNIENLQNPKIDFGQHGQMDKTQSDNSGLFPPGMNDRQTAQVANTAWNNGGTRYGSYPPGPTGSFYNDVRINGGPYDGRTITIEGNYRTNQQGLKVPTNYYATGMN
- a CDS encoding EndoU domain-containing protein; this encodes MTMFGIGDSIHFTFDEHRRQRISVPEPFLPLAAWLHTDVQPNLAALDGLIEQLRHCRQIERRLLGNGCSIDFVNDVVLLESLYRTWQRCVIPQSLFWPVLDGLRNFLIGTAAEPGLARPAGLPEPTRMTTEVPARNNQSPHLVDHTYFPVSWSEQEVAQAGDGAWASPELIYDQATGAWSGMWRGMELAGYYDVATGEALTYFPVLSP
- a CDS encoding ESX secretion-associated protein EspG, giving the protein MTTTTAPNFVLSAAEYDLVNDALGFGRPKFPLRVPSLGRTMEERADLAADAFRALAGRGLAKGDELDEDLVAMLRLLVEHDTSVDAVGHLGAPVQAFAAVTRRSGVLAQLADDQLLLTEIRPTALALAAVSVLPPGEPGGKRTLSLRKEQLNKALEEDEDDPFGGDYDDETALVRAGLSGSEAAALAELVETRVGGGQFGVTHRGERQSTLVTWFDTNEGRYLMVSEGDWLSIAPADNRRIEHRLAEVLGKLD
- a CDS encoding PPE domain-containing protein; this translates as MTEPKAKLGQDVVLTETQNWASRSHDELYAAVHNNNDPGRVGQLADEWKSLSSDIDESSQRMSEQLRSTESGWQGEAADAARAAIQQLVDWNTDAGATAGTLSERIGTQGRIMEVAKTEMPEPVKGKENLAAALIGTYTAGNLEGFMRATVDLQIHEAKAADSHERAVQVMSWMENESRNIDQDTPSFEPPPNPVEKMQLVAAKRVLPSVEPQQQGTPMEDSVPAGAPGGPGAPGGVPGVPDSTVAASAGGPGAPGGVPGGPGGVPGGPGGVPGGPGAPGAPNMPPLGGVPGGVPGKPGGIDGPTKAMPMPKLGGIDGPTKAMPMPKMPPLGDVTGSTPQGTNPQSTNPQSFRPPNLPPVPGGGGDHQYQPRSFGDVPPVPGTGWPNNRPGNTNRPGGPGNNPTSGPQPWRGPLPQIPTGGGPSGGPVGTGPGGPGGFRGGPVPPVPGVGGGAGGAGGFGGGGAGGGSSNMTPGGTSGTGRPGEGGFGGRGMGGAPGTPGAAGAAGMGAGPMGGAAGQRGRGEDDNERRAKYVQGGQIVEVPGADLPPPVIGEGKRKKRDKE
- a CDS encoding YbaB/EbfC family nucleoid-associated protein, with the translated sequence MPGQNQGGFAAIGADPDEAERRIQEWAKGFEEKAQRYQAVQAETEQLRLTATSDGGHIKVTVRADGSVTDLEFTDKVRSLPPRELASQILSTMHRAQADIANRVGETMAAHLGDEDLQTRTMMLDNLRERFPEEPEDESAEPEVSSKWDAPADEEPTPSPPPPAPPVAGPNPPAAPKKRPNFEDDDDPDFDDPDFDPLRD